From Streptomyces sp. TLI_105, the proteins below share one genomic window:
- a CDS encoding lactate utilization protein B, whose product MSGTFLGMPAFPEAARSAVGNTTLRANLRHATHTIRDKRARAVAELDDWAALREAGKRIKDETLRHLDTYLLRLEEAVTAAGGTVHWAADAAEANRIVTELVRATGETEVVKVKSMATQEIGLNEHLAAEGIAAYETDLAELIVQLGEDRPSHILVPAIHRNRGEIRDIFREKMGGWGRPAPEGLSDAPAELAEAARLHLREKFLRAKVGISGANFMVAETGTLVVVESEGNGRMCLTLPETLISVVGVEKVVPTWRDLEVFLQTLPRSSTAERMNPYTSMWTGTTDGDGPSAFHLVLLDNGRTDALADEVGRQALRCIRCSACLNVCPVYERAGGHAYGSVYPGPIGAILTPQLRGTASEVDASLPYASSLCGACYEVCPVAIDIPEVLVHLRERVAEEGGKGHRLERAAIKASTWVLDHPGVLAAGERLASAARKALPKRLPGPGARQWTGHRDLPDMPAEPFRDWWRKNRA is encoded by the coding sequence GTGAGCGGGACTTTTCTGGGGATGCCGGCCTTCCCCGAGGCTGCGCGGTCGGCCGTCGGGAACACGACCCTGCGCGCCAACCTGCGGCACGCGACCCACACCATCCGGGACAAGCGGGCGCGGGCGGTGGCCGAGCTGGACGACTGGGCCGCGCTCCGCGAGGCCGGCAAGCGGATCAAGGACGAGACGCTCCGTCATCTCGACACGTACCTCCTCCGCTTGGAGGAGGCGGTGACGGCGGCGGGCGGCACGGTGCACTGGGCGGCGGACGCGGCCGAGGCCAACCGGATCGTCACCGAGCTCGTGCGGGCCACCGGAGAGACCGAGGTGGTCAAGGTCAAGTCGATGGCCACCCAGGAGATCGGGCTCAACGAGCACCTGGCGGCCGAGGGCATCGCCGCGTACGAGACGGATCTCGCGGAGCTGATCGTGCAGCTCGGCGAGGACCGCCCCTCACACATCCTGGTCCCGGCGATCCACCGCAACCGCGGCGAGATCCGCGACATCTTCCGCGAGAAGATGGGCGGTTGGGGCCGTCCGGCGCCGGAGGGGCTGAGCGACGCCCCGGCCGAGCTGGCGGAGGCGGCCCGGCTGCACCTGCGGGAGAAGTTCCTGCGGGCGAAGGTGGGGATCTCCGGGGCGAACTTCATGGTCGCCGAGACCGGCACCCTCGTCGTCGTCGAGTCCGAGGGCAACGGCCGCATGTGCCTGACCCTGCCCGAGACCCTCATCTCGGTCGTGGGCGTGGAGAAGGTGGTGCCGACCTGGCGGGACCTGGAGGTCTTCCTCCAGACGCTCCCGCGCTCCTCGACGGCCGAGCGGATGAACCCGTACACGAGCATGTGGACCGGCACCACCGACGGCGACGGGCCGAGCGCCTTCCACCTGGTCCTCCTCGACAACGGCCGCACCGACGCCCTCGCCGACGAGGTGGGGCGGCAGGCGCTGCGCTGCATCCGCTGCTCGGCCTGTCTCAACGTCTGCCCGGTGTACGAGCGGGCCGGCGGTCACGCGTACGGCTCGGTCTACCCCGGTCCGATCGGCGCGATCCTCACCCCGCAGCTGCGGGGCACCGCGAGCGAGGTCGACGCCTCGCTGCCGTACGCCTCCTCGCTGTGCGGCGCCTGCTACGAGGTGTGCCCGGTCGCCATCGACATCCCCGAGGTCCTGGTGCACCTGCGCGAGCGGGTGGCCGAGGAGGGCGGCAAGGGGCACCGCCTGGAGCGGGCCGCGATCAAGGCGTCCACCTGGGTCCTGGACCACCCCGGCGTGCTCGCGGCGGGCGAGCGGCTCGCGTCCGCGGCCCGGAAGGCGCTCCCGAAGCGGCTGCCGGGGCCCGGCGCCCGCCAGTGGACCGGCCACCGCGACCTGCCCGACATGCCCGCCGAACCGTTCCGCGACTGGTGGAGGAAGAACCGCGCATGA
- a CDS encoding (Fe-S)-binding protein, whose amino-acid sequence MRVALFVTCVNDAVFPSTGVATVRLLERLGVTVDFPAAQSCCGQPQFNTGYRAETEPLVRRTVRAFEGYDHVVTPSGSCAAMVRRHYPSFGTEAEALAPRVHELTEFLVDVLGVTDVGAYFPHRVTYHPSCHGLRLLGLGERPRRLLEAVKGLELVELPGAEECCGFGGTFAVKNPDVSAAMGADKITNALSTGAEVLCGADNSCLLHVGGMLRRQEAPLRALHLAEILASTEEEPWK is encoded by the coding sequence ATGCGTGTCGCCCTCTTCGTCACCTGCGTCAACGACGCCGTCTTCCCGTCGACGGGCGTGGCCACGGTCCGGCTCCTCGAACGGCTCGGTGTGACGGTCGACTTCCCTGCGGCCCAGTCCTGCTGCGGGCAGCCGCAGTTCAACACGGGCTACCGCGCGGAGACCGAACCGCTCGTACGGCGCACGGTGCGGGCCTTCGAGGGCTACGACCACGTGGTGACCCCGTCCGGTTCGTGCGCGGCGATGGTCCGCCGCCACTACCCGTCGTTCGGCACGGAGGCGGAGGCCCTGGCGCCGCGCGTGCACGAGCTGACGGAGTTCCTGGTGGACGTGCTCGGCGTGACGGACGTGGGCGCGTACTTCCCGCACCGGGTGACGTACCACCCGTCCTGTCACGGCCTGCGGCTCCTCGGGCTCGGGGAGCGGCCGCGGCGGCTCCTGGAGGCGGTGAAGGGCCTGGAGCTCGTGGAACTGCCGGGCGCGGAGGAGTGCTGCGGCTTCGGCGGCACGTTCGCGGTGAAGAACCCGGACGTCTCGGCGGCGATGGGCGCCGACAAGATCACGAACGCGCTGTCCACCGGCGCGGAGGTCCTGTGCGGCGCGGACAACTCCTGTCTGCTGCACGTGGGCGGCATGCTGAGGCGGCAGGAGGCGCCGCTGCGGGCGCTGCACCTGGCGGAGATCCTGGCGAGCACGGAAGAGGAGCCTTGGAAGTGA
- a CDS encoding bifunctional aldolase/short-chain dehydrogenase: MPTPPEVTALLERAHRLGSDPRITNYAGGNVSAKGTVVDPVTGGETPLLWVKGSGGDLGTLTEDGLAVLRLDRLRALAEVYPGAEREDEMVAAFDHCLYGRGGAAPSIDTAMHGLVDAPHVDHLHPDAGTALACAADGEKLTAECFGDTVVWVPWRRPGFQLGLDIAAVRKARPEAIGCVLGGHGITAWGESSEECERNALHIIRTAESFLAERGGPEPFGPVVEGYGPLPGAERRERAAALAPYVRALASQDRPQVGHFTDSEPVLDFLSRAGHPRLAALGTSCPDHFLRTKVRPLVLDLPADVPLDRAVERLRELHTAYREEYAAYYARHATEDSPAMRGADPAIVLVPGVGMFSFGRDKQTARVAGEFYGNAIQVMRGAEAVSSYAPIEESEKFRIEYWELEEAKLRRMPKPRPLATRVALVTGAGSGIGRAIAHRLAAEGACVVVADRNAAGAAKVAEELGGPDKAVAVAVDVTSEEEIGAAFRAAVLAFGGVDLVVNNAGVSISKPLLETTAQDWDVQHAIMARGSFLVSREAARVMTAQGLGGDIVCIASKNAVFAGPNNIAYSAAKADQAHQVRLLAAELGEHGIRVNGVNPDGVVRGSGIFSGGWGAQRAATYGIEEDQLGAYYAERTLLKREVLPEHVANAVFALTGGDLSHTTGLHVPVDAGVAAAFLR, translated from the coding sequence ATGCCCACCCCTCCCGAAGTCACCGCCCTCCTGGAAAGGGCGCACCGGCTCGGCTCCGATCCCCGCATCACCAACTACGCGGGCGGCAACGTCTCCGCGAAGGGCACCGTCGTCGATCCCGTGACCGGGGGCGAGACCCCCCTCCTGTGGGTCAAGGGCTCCGGCGGCGATCTCGGCACCCTCACCGAGGACGGTCTCGCCGTGCTCCGTCTGGACCGGCTGCGCGCGCTCGCCGAGGTCTACCCGGGGGCGGAGCGCGAGGACGAGATGGTCGCCGCCTTCGACCACTGTCTGTACGGCAGGGGCGGCGCGGCCCCGTCCATCGACACCGCCATGCACGGCCTGGTGGACGCGCCGCACGTCGACCATCTGCACCCGGACGCGGGAACAGCGCTCGCCTGCGCCGCCGACGGCGAGAAGCTGACGGCGGAGTGCTTCGGCGACACGGTGGTCTGGGTGCCGTGGCGCCGGCCCGGCTTCCAGCTGGGCCTGGACATCGCCGCCGTGCGGAAGGCCCGCCCCGAGGCGATCGGCTGCGTGCTCGGCGGGCACGGCATCACCGCCTGGGGCGAGAGCTCGGAGGAGTGCGAGCGCAACGCGCTGCACATCATCCGCACCGCCGAATCCTTCCTCGCCGAGCGGGGCGGGCCCGAGCCGTTCGGGCCCGTGGTCGAGGGGTACGGTCCGCTGCCCGGGGCCGAGCGGCGGGAGCGGGCCGCCGCGCTCGCCCCGTACGTCCGCGCCCTCGCCTCCCAGGACCGTCCGCAGGTCGGGCACTTCACCGACTCGGAGCCGGTGCTCGACTTCCTCTCCCGCGCCGGGCACCCCCGGCTCGCCGCCCTCGGGACCTCCTGTCCCGACCACTTCCTGCGGACCAAGGTCCGGCCGCTGGTCCTGGACCTGCCCGCCGACGTGCCCCTCGACCGGGCGGTCGAGCGGCTGCGGGAGCTGCACACCGCGTACCGCGAGGAGTACGCCGCCTACTACGCCCGGCACGCCACCGAGGACTCCCCCGCGATGCGCGGCGCCGATCCGGCGATCGTGCTCGTGCCGGGCGTGGGCATGTTCTCCTTCGGGCGCGACAAGCAGACCGCGCGCGTGGCGGGCGAGTTCTACGGGAACGCGATCCAGGTGATGCGGGGCGCGGAGGCGGTCTCCTCGTACGCGCCGATCGAGGAGTCCGAGAAGTTCCGCATCGAGTACTGGGAGTTGGAGGAGGCCAAGCTGCGGCGGATGCCGAAGCCGCGGCCGCTCGCGACCCGGGTGGCGCTCGTGACGGGGGCGGGCAGCGGCATCGGCCGGGCGATCGCGCACCGGCTCGCCGCCGAGGGGGCCTGCGTGGTGGTCGCCGACCGGAACGCGGCGGGCGCGGCGAAGGTGGCGGAGGAACTCGGCGGCCCCGACAAGGCGGTGGCCGTCGCCGTGGACGTCACGTCGGAGGAGGAGATCGGTGCCGCGTTCCGGGCGGCGGTGCTCGCCTTCGGCGGGGTGGACCTGGTCGTGAACAACGCTGGCGTCTCGATCTCGAAGCCGCTCCTGGAGACCACGGCGCAGGACTGGGACGTCCAGCACGCGATCATGGCGCGGGGTTCGTTCCTGGTCTCCCGGGAGGCCGCGCGGGTCATGACCGCGCAGGGGCTCGGCGGCGACATCGTCTGCATCGCCTCCAAGAACGCGGTCTTCGCGGGCCCGAACAACATCGCCTACTCCGCCGCCAAGGCCGATCAGGCACACCAAGTTCGCCTCCTTGCCGCCGAGTTGGGCGAGCACGGCATCCGGGTGAACGGCGTCAACCCCGACGGGGTGGTGCGCGGCTCGGGCATCTTCTCCGGGGGGTGGGGCGCCCAGCGGGCGGCCACGTACGGCATCGAGGAGGACCAGCTGGGCGCGTACTACGCGGAGCGCACGCTGCTCAAGCGGGAGGTGCTGCCCGAGCACGTGGCCAACGCGGTGTTCGCGCTGACCGGCGGCGACCTCAGCCACACGACCGGTCTGCACGTCCCCGTGGACGCGGGCGTCGCCGCCGCCTTCCTGCGATGA
- a CDS encoding L-rhamnose mutarotase, with translation MAKGNTRRVCFLLKVRPERIEEYRARHRHVWADMLAALSAAGWHNYSLFLREDGLLVGYLETPDFDRARAAMEATEVNARWQAEMAGFFEELDGRAPDAAMGPLTEVFHLA, from the coding sequence ATGGCGAAGGGGAACACCCGGCGGGTCTGCTTCCTGCTGAAGGTCCGGCCCGAGCGGATCGAGGAGTACCGGGCGCGCCACCGGCACGTCTGGGCCGACATGCTCGCGGCGCTCTCCGCCGCCGGCTGGCACAACTACTCCCTCTTCCTCCGTGAGGACGGGCTCCTCGTCGGCTACCTGGAGACCCCGGACTTCGACCGGGCCCGCGCCGCGATGGAGGCCACCGAGGTCAACGCCCGGTGGCAGGCGGAGATGGCCGGGTTCTTCGAGGAGCTCGACGGCCGGGCGCCCGACGCCGCCATGGGGCCGCTGACCGAGGTCTTCCACCTCGCGTGA
- a CDS encoding rhamnulokinase family protein, whose product MLGRVGRDLLDLTELHRFPNTPVLLPDGLRWNALALFQGVLDGLRAAARADGVDSVGVDTWAVDYGLLDADGALLGAPYHYRDRRTEGAAEAVRGEVGPAELYRITGLQHLSFNTVYQLASAAGSAQLSMARTLLLMPDLIVHWLTGTVGAEETNASTTGLFDARAGRWSEDLLGRLAIDPGLLPPLRSPGDPAGELLPHVAEFTGLDARTPVTVVASHDTASAVAAVPATDPDFAYVSCGTWSLAGLELDAPVLTEASRAANFTNERGVDGTVRFLRNIMGLWLLEECRRAWERRGLSAGLDGLLADAARAEPFTAVVDPDAPEFLAPGDMPERIRAHCRRTGQPAPEGPGAVVRCVLESLALAHRRTLRQAAELAGREVARVHLVGGGARNALLCQWTADATGLPVVAGPVEATALGNVLVQARAAGLVGDLGSMRRLVARTHPLRHYVPQGDGAAWDRAAARLEPSPRNP is encoded by the coding sequence ATGCTCGGGCGGGTCGGGCGCGACCTGCTCGACCTCACCGAGCTCCACCGCTTCCCCAACACCCCGGTGCTGCTGCCCGACGGGCTGCGCTGGAACGCCCTCGCCCTCTTCCAGGGCGTCCTGGACGGCCTGCGCGCGGCCGCCCGCGCCGACGGGGTCGACTCGGTGGGCGTGGACACCTGGGCGGTGGACTACGGGCTCCTCGACGCCGACGGCGCGCTGCTCGGCGCGCCGTACCACTACCGCGACCGGCGTACGGAGGGGGCGGCGGAGGCGGTACGGGGAGAGGTCGGCCCGGCCGAGCTGTACCGGATCACCGGCCTCCAGCACCTCTCCTTCAACACCGTCTACCAGCTCGCCTCGGCCGCCGGATCGGCCCAACTGTCCATGGCCAGGACGCTGTTGCTCATGCCGGACCTGATCGTCCACTGGCTGACCGGGACGGTCGGCGCCGAGGAGACGAACGCCTCCACGACGGGCCTCTTCGACGCCCGCGCAGGCAGGTGGTCCGAGGACCTGCTCGGCCGGCTCGCGATCGATCCCGGACTGCTCCCCCCGCTGCGGTCCCCCGGCGATCCGGCGGGCGAACTCCTCCCCCACGTCGCCGAGTTCACCGGGCTCGACGCCCGGACACCGGTGACGGTCGTCGCCTCGCACGACACCGCGTCGGCCGTGGCCGCCGTCCCCGCGACGGACCCGGACTTCGCGTACGTCTCCTGCGGCACCTGGTCGCTCGCGGGTCTGGAGCTGGACGCGCCGGTCCTGACCGAGGCGTCCCGGGCGGCGAACTTCACCAACGAGCGGGGGGTCGACGGCACGGTCCGCTTCCTGCGGAACATCATGGGCCTGTGGCTCCTGGAGGAGTGCCGCCGCGCCTGGGAGCGCCGGGGGCTGTCCGCCGGTCTCGACGGGCTGCTCGCGGACGCGGCCCGCGCGGAGCCGTTCACGGCGGTCGTCGACCCGGACGCGCCGGAGTTCCTCGCCCCGGGCGACATGCCGGAGCGGATCCGGGCCCACTGCCGGCGCACCGGGCAGCCCGCGCCCGAGGGGCCCGGGGCGGTGGTCCGCTGCGTCCTGGAGAGCCTGGCCCTCGCCCATCGGCGCACCCTGCGGCAGGCCGCCGAGCTGGCCGGCCGGGAGGTCGCGCGGGTGCACCTGGTGGGCGGCGGAGCCCGTAACGCCCTGCTCTGCCAGTGGACGGCGGACGCCACCGGGCTGCCCGTCGTCGCGGGCCCCGTGGAGGCGACCGCCCTGGGCAACGTCCTCGTCCAGGCGCGCGCCGCCGGTCTCGTCGGCGACCTCGGTTCGATGCGTCGGCTCGTCGCGCGGACGCACCCCCTGCGACACTACGTACCGCAGGGCGACGGCGCCGCCTGGGACAGGGCCGCCGCCCGACTCGAACCGTCCCCGAGGAACCCGTGA
- the rhaI gene encoding L-rhamnose isomerase, which produces MPDIAAVKAALAAQRIETPSWGYGNSGTRFKVFAQPGVPRNPYEKLDDAAQVHAHTGIAPRVSLHIPWDRVDDYAALAAYAKERGIALGAINSNTFQDDAYRLGSVCHPDPAVRRRAVDHLLDCVDIMDATGSTELKLWFADGTNYPGQDDVTARQERLAESLAEVYARLGEGQRLLLEYKFFEPAFYTTDVPDWGTAYAHCLKLGPKARVVVDTGHHAPGTNIEFIVALLLREGRLGGFDFNSRFYADDDLMAGAADPFQLFRIMHEVVRNGGLEPAADIAFMLDQCHNVEAKVPAVIRSVMNVQEATAKALLVDAAALAAAQRAGDVLAAHAVLMDAYDTDVRPLLRELRAERGLDPDPVAAYLRSGRQERIAADRVGGDQAGWGA; this is translated from the coding sequence ATGCCCGACATCGCTGCCGTGAAGGCCGCACTCGCCGCCCAACGGATCGAAACGCCCTCCTGGGGCTACGGGAACTCCGGGACCCGCTTCAAGGTGTTCGCGCAGCCCGGCGTGCCCCGGAACCCGTACGAGAAGCTCGACGACGCGGCGCAGGTCCACGCCCACACCGGTATCGCCCCCAGGGTGTCGCTGCACATCCCGTGGGACCGGGTCGACGACTACGCCGCCCTCGCCGCGTACGCGAAGGAGCGCGGCATCGCGCTGGGCGCGATCAACTCCAACACCTTCCAGGACGACGCGTACCGGCTCGGAAGCGTCTGCCACCCCGACCCGGCCGTGCGCCGCAGGGCCGTGGACCACCTGCTCGACTGCGTCGACATCATGGACGCGACCGGCTCGACGGAGCTGAAGCTCTGGTTCGCGGACGGCACCAACTATCCCGGGCAGGACGACGTCACCGCCCGGCAGGAACGGCTCGCGGAGTCCCTGGCCGAGGTGTACGCACGGCTCGGCGAGGGGCAGCGGCTGCTCCTGGAGTACAAGTTCTTCGAGCCCGCCTTCTACACGACCGACGTGCCGGACTGGGGCACCGCCTACGCGCACTGCCTCAAGCTGGGCCCGAAGGCGCGGGTCGTGGTGGACACCGGCCACCACGCGCCCGGCACCAACATCGAGTTCATCGTCGCCCTGCTGCTCCGGGAGGGCAGGCTCGGCGGCTTCGACTTCAACTCCCGCTTCTACGCCGACGACGACCTGATGGCCGGCGCCGCCGACCCCTTCCAGCTCTTCCGGATCATGCACGAGGTCGTCCGGAACGGCGGCCTGGAACCCGCCGCGGACATCGCCTTCATGCTCGACCAGTGCCACAACGTGGAGGCGAAGGTCCCGGCGGTGATCCGCTCGGTGATGAACGTCCAGGAGGCCACCGCGAAGGCCCTCCTCGTCGACGCCGCCGCGCTCGCCGCCGCCCAGCGGGCCGGGGACGTGCTCGCCGCCCACGCCGTCCTGATGGACGCCTACGACACCGACGTACGGCCCCTGCTGCGCGAACTGCGCGCGGAGCGGGGCCTCGACCCCGACCCGGTCGCCGCCTACCTGCGCTCGGGACGGCAGGAACGGATCGCCGCCGACCGCGTCGGCGGCGACCAGGCCGGCTGGGGCGCCTAG